The sequence CACTCTTAAGCTGAGTCTCATCTTTTCGTTCCAAAGCACGGCTCCAGGCCGTTAGGAATACAGCTCCCAGCACCATAATTCCCCCTACCCAAGCAGTATGAATCAATCCCATATGGTCGGTTACGACGCCTCCGAGGTAAGCGCCAATCGCAATACCTGCGTTAAACGCAGCAATATTAACAGCAGAGGCTATATCCCGGGCTCCTGGGGCAAATCGATCGGCCAGCATGACCACATAAACCTGCAATCCGGGAACGTTCATAAAGGCGAGCAGTCCCATAAAGAAGATAGTAATTAGGGCCGGACCCTTAAAAGGAGCTGTAAAAGCTAAGACGAATAACACGATAGCTTGCAGGGCAAACATGTAGAACAAAGCGTTCATCGGTTTGTGGTTGGCTGCTTTGCCACCTATAACATTGCCAATCGCAATGGCAATTCCATAAACCAGCAGAATGATGGCGACCGTCTGTTCTTGGAAACCACTGATATCATGGAGCAGAGGCGACAAGTAAGTGAAGACAACGAATGTACCCCCATAGCCCAGAGCAGTAATGGTAAAAGCCAGTAGCAAGCGTCCATTGGTCACAAGCTGAACCTGCTCACGTAGCGGTGTGCGGGTTCCTCTGCGCAGACCCGCCGGAATCAGGATCAAGTTAGCGATAAGTGCTACAATGCCTATTCCAACAATGGCCACAAAGGCAGCGCGCCAGCCTAGTTGTTGTCCAAGGAACGTACCCAGCGGGACTCCAGTAACGGTAGCTACAGTCAGCCCGGTGAACATAATCGAGATCGCACTGGCCCTACGATTCTCAGGAACGAGATCGGCTGCAATCGTAGAGGCGATCGACATGAAGAGACCGTGCGCTAAGGCGGATATCACGCGGGCTATCAGCAGTACGATAATTCCATTCGCCCCGGCGGCGAGACTATTGCCGACAATGAACACTAGCATAATCGCTAGTAATAATGTTTTGCGCGAGAAGGTTGTGGTCAGAGAAGTTAGGATGGGGGCCCCAAAGGTTACCCCCAAAGCGTATAAAGTAACGGTTAACCCGGCTGTCGTCACGGATATGTTCAAGTCATTTGAGATGAGCGGCAGCAGTCCAACACTGATAAACTCGGTTGTTCCTATTGCAAAGGCACTAACTGCTAGGGCAAGCAGCGCCAGTGTACTTCTTTTTTTATCCAAAGTCATTTTTCTCACTCCTACACTATGGTAATCATCGGCCGATAAGTGTTATTATGAGTTATAGGTATGACAATGAATAGTACGCACTTTTTGGTGCTGTAGGTACTAAAAAGTACCCATAGATCTAACTTGGATGATGATTACTTAGGAGGAACATAGATATTATGGCGAAGAAATATAATATTTCGGTAGAGGCAACCTTGGAAGTCATCGGCGGG comes from Paenibacillus sp. 19GGS1-52 and encodes:
- a CDS encoding MFS transporter; this translates as MTLDKKRSTLALLALAVSAFAIGTTEFISVGLLPLISNDLNISVTTAGLTVTLYALGVTFGAPILTSLTTTFSRKTLLLAIMLVFIVGNSLAAGANGIIVLLIARVISALAHGLFMSIASTIAADLVPENRRASAISIMFTGLTVATVTGVPLGTFLGQQLGWRAAFVAIVGIGIVALIANLILIPAGLRRGTRTPLREQVQLVTNGRLLLAFTITALGYGGTFVVFTYLSPLLHDISGFQEQTVAIILLVYGIAIAIGNVIGGKAANHKPMNALFYMFALQAIVLFVLAFTAPFKGPALITIFFMGLLAFMNVPGLQVYVVMLADRFAPGARDIASAVNIAAFNAGIAIGAYLGGVVTDHMGLIHTAWVGGIMVLGAVFLTAWSRALERKDETQLKSEPAYL